The following coding sequences lie in one Miscanthus floridulus cultivar M001 chromosome 9, ASM1932011v1, whole genome shotgun sequence genomic window:
- the LOC136482376 gene encoding norbelladine synthase-like codes for MKGSKVHEHETDVSASELWAIYGTLLPAKLLPELLPHVLAKVELISGDGGVGTILKLIFPPGIPGLQSYKEKFIKVDNENYIKEVEVIEGDILKLGFLYYMVRFEIISKGPNSSVIRSTIEYEVDDAHQELEAMVSMAALAATAEKFSEHAKENKAPHATS; via the exons ATGAAGGGGAGCAAGGTCCATGAGCACGAGACCGACGTCTCGGCCTCCGAGCTGTGGGCAATCTACGGCACGCTCCTCCCCGCGAAACTCCTGCCAGAGCTGCTCCCGCACGTGCTCGCCAAGGTAGAGCTCATCAGCGGCGACGGCGGTGTCGGTACCATTCTCAAGCTAATATTTCCACCTG GGATTCCTGGACTACAGAGTTACAAGGAGAAGTtcatcaaagtagacaatgagaATTATATCAAGGAGGTAGAAGTCATCGAAGGCGACATTCTGAAGCTGGGGTTCCTGTACTACATGGTACGGTTTGAGATCATTTCAAAAGGGCCCAACTCGTCCGTGATAAGATCCACTATCGAGTATGAGGTTGATGATGCACACCAAGAGCTTGAAGCTATGGTGAGCATGGCAGCTTTGGCTGCAACTGCTGAGAAATTTTCTGAGCATGCCAAGGAGAACAAGGCCCCTCACGCTACCTCTTGA